Below is a window of Syntrophorhabdaceae bacterium DNA.
CGTCGATAATGCCGGAGATATAGTGACAGAAGCAGTAAATGAAGGAACAGACACTGTATTCAGTTCTATAAGTTACACACTTCCTGCAAATGTCGAAAACCTCACCCTCACAGGAACTTTACCTATTAATGGCACAGGAAACGGTCTGGATAATGTACTTACCGGCAACGCGAGCACCAACATTCTCACAGGTAACGCAGGAAACGATACAATCGATGGCAGGGAAGGTGCAGATACGATGACAGGAGGGTCTGGCAACGACACCTTCTTCGTGGATAATACCGGCGATACAGTGACCGAGGCGGTCAATGAAGGGACGGATACGGTTAATAGTTCGGCGAGTTACATCCTTGGCGCAAATATCGAGAATCTTACCCTTATTGGCAATGATGCAATCAGTGGTACCGGTAATGCATTGGACAATATCATGATCGGTAACAGCGCGGCAAATATCCTGGACGGCGGTCTTGGCGCAGACACCATGACCGGAGGATTGGGAGACGATACCTATATGGTAGACAACAGCGGTGATGTGGTAACCGAAGGAACGAATGAAGGTGTTGATACAGCAGTCAGTTCTATTAATTATACCCTCTCTGACAACATCGAAAACCTTACACTCGCCGGAACCGATTCTATAAACGGTACGGGAAACAACCTCGGCAATATCATCACGGGCAACAGCGCAGCAAATATTCTGACCGGACTGGCAGGCAATGATATTCTCGATGGAGGGGCAGGCAACGATACGTTGATTGGCGGATCCGATACGGATACCATGTACGGCGGTTCAGGTAATGACACCTTCTTCGTGGATAATACCGGCGATGTCATTGCCGAGTATGCTGATGAAGGCACAGACACCGTCTATTCCTCTATTACCTATACCCTCACCGCCAATGTAGAGAACCTCACGCTTACCGGCAATGATGAAATTGACGGAAGCGGTAACTCGCTCGATAATATCATCACCGGCAATGATGCAGATAATATGCTCTACGGCAAGGAAGGCAACGATACTCTTATTGGCGGAGCCGGAGCAGATCGCATGTCCGGCGGTACGGGCGATGACACCTATTACGTGGATAATGCCGGTGATTACGTAAAGGAAAAGACAAATGAAGGCGTAGACACGGTCTATTCCTCGATCAGCTATATCCTTACCGATAATGTAGAAAACCTGACCCTGGTAGGAGGCCCCGGAACGACTGCAAGCGCGGGCATAGGGAACGATCTTGATAACATTATCACAGGAAACGATATGAACAATTATCTTATGGGCGGCGCAGGCGGAGACACCTACAAATTCTCTATCGGGAATGGGTCGGATATCGTCAATGATGCCGGTCTGGATGGGGCATCCGATCGGATCCTTTTTACTGATACGGTCTCCAGGGAGACCATTGCATTCTTCCAGGATGACACGATCCTCCACATTTCTTACGGGAACACGGACCATATCACCGTCCTGAACCAGGATACCACAGGGATAGAGAAGGTACAGCTTTCTAATGACCTGTTCCTTACCGACTCTGACATCAACCTCCTTATCCAGCAGATGACCGCCTATGCGAACAGTAACGGCATCAGCCTGACGACTGTCGATGACGTGAAGAACAACCAGGAACTGATGGGTATGGTGGTGAGTGCATGGCACCAGTAAAAGCAGCAGAGAGCTGAGGGCGGAGAGTATGAAGACTCGGAAGTCTTGAGGAGTGAGGGAAATTTGTTCAATGTTCTATGTTCAACGTTAAGACAAAACAGACCAGATAGACTAAATGAAGCAGATAGACAGGGTTCATTGCTGATGGCTGATAGCGCATAGCGACTTTATTCTCATTTACGATTTATCCTTGTGGGATGTGCGTGGTATGATTAGATATAGAGGTCGTGATGAAGATCGGTTTCCATATATCCATTGCAGGTGGGTTCGGGCAGGCCCATAGAGAGGCAAAGAGGCTGCATTGCGATGTTATCCAGATATTCGTCAAGAACCCCCGGTCATGGGCGCAGAAGTCGTGGCAGGATGAGGAGGTTGAGGCCTTCAGGGGGTTATCGTCCGAAATCCCCGTATTTGCCCATCTTTCATACCTGCCCAATCTTGCGAAGATTGATGAGGACGAAAGGCATATAAAGGGTTTTATCCACGAGGTGCGATTATGCTGCGAACTTGGCATCCCCGCGATCGTTGTTCACTGCGGTTCAAGGAAGGAGAGAGAGAAGGGGATCGCAATGACGGCACAGGCCGTCAATGAGGTGCTGGAAAGGTTCGATATCCGGATTCTCCTTGAGAATGCATCCGGTCAGGGGTCAAGCATTGGAAGGAATATCTCTGAACTTGCGGGGATATACGAGGGAATTGTAAGGAAGGAAAAGGTCTTTTTATGTCTCGATACGGCGCACCTTTTCCAGTCCGGGTATGACATCCGCCAGAAGAGGATATGGAACGGATTGATAGGCGACATTGAGAACAGTATCGGCAAAGGGAAGATCATGTTCTTCCATCTCAATGACTCTTCCACTGCCGTCGGGAGCAGGGTTGACAGGCATTGGCATATCGGCAAAGGGGAACTGGGGATCGAATTCTTCAGATTTCTCTTGAATGATAAAAGATTTGCCCATCTCGCAGGCGTTATGGAAACCCCGAAGATGGGCAAAATGGATGTCAAAAATATGAAGGTTATGCGCTCGTTACTTTCTCCTCTGGTGTCTCGTTCTTCTTCTTAGTTTTTTGTATTTATGTTTCCTCATCTTCTTTTTGCGCCATTTCATCACACTGCCCATCAATTCACCTCATTGTTTCAAATAAAATGTGTCACGTAATGTCTCGTTTATGTCGTAAACGTTGAAAATATACCCTTCCTTGTCCCTTTTTGCAACAATATAATGAAAGAAACCGCCGTGTTCTTCATCAAATGCGAGAAGCCTCGACCCGCCACCGCCTGTAATAACGTATGTTATGCCGTCCTTCTCGCTCCTGTTGTACAGATGTTCATGGCCGGAGAAAACCAGTTTTACGTTACTTTTTACGAACAGGTCGTGGAGTATATCCCTGTCTTCGGGATACCTGTCAAGATCGTACCGCTTGCCGAAGGTGGTTGGGAAGAGCGGTTTATGGAGGAAGACGATCCTTTGTTTAAAAGGTTCCGTCAGCGCGTTCTTGAGCCATTCCAGTTGTTTGCCGGTAACCTTGCTGATTTCGCCCGGGAGTTCCGTACAGAGGATGATGAACTGAATATCGTTCAGGGCAAAGGCATAATAGGGAGGTTTCCGGATGATCTTTTCATAGACCTTCAGAGATTTTGCGCTGTTTATATCATGATTGCCCGGGGCAATATGGAACGTTCTCTTTGTGCCGGTCAGCACGAGGAACCTCTCCCATTCCTTGGCAGCGCCGGGACGGTCGATGACGTCACCGGCAATGAATATGAGGTCAATACCTTCTTTTTCTGTCTTATTGAGGAATCTTTTGTAGACCGCCTCTGTAACCCCGATCTTCATGTCCCCGATTACTGCAAAGGGAGGATAATCTGCACCGATCCCTGGATGGGGGGTAATGATTATACACAGCAGGACGAGGACAAGAAGCCCTACATATCTCAGTCTGCCCATAACCCGTTTATATTACATGATTATCGACGAGTAAGCAAGAATACAACGGCATAACAGACCGCATATCGTCGTTCGTATATCGTATATCGGGACTGCAAAGAAACCGTTCGGCGTTGGGCGTGAGGCGAGAACAACCGTAATTCGTAATTCGTGAGACGTAAGTGGAAAAGCACAAGGTGCGAGGAGCAAAGTGACATAGCGACCTCATAGGGTATGAATTATTAATGAGATTGCCGCGCTCCGCTCGCAATGACGCATTTACCTTTCATTGGGTTCACCCATTCACGAATTACGGGTTTTCCCACTTTTCACAG
It encodes the following:
- a CDS encoding deoxyribonuclease IV, with amino-acid sequence MKIGFHISIAGGFGQAHREAKRLHCDVIQIFVKNPRSWAQKSWQDEEVEAFRGLSSEIPVFAHLSYLPNLAKIDEDERHIKGFIHEVRLCCELGIPAIVVHCGSRKEREKGIAMTAQAVNEVLERFDIRILLENASGQGSSIGRNISELAGIYEGIVRKEKVFLCLDTAHLFQSGYDIRQKRIWNGLIGDIENSIGKGKIMFFHLNDSSTAVGSRVDRHWHIGKGELGIEFFRFLLNDKRFAHLAGVMETPKMGKMDVKNMKVMRSLLSPLVSRSSS
- a CDS encoding calcium-binding protein, with product AGNDVLYGDEGNDALMAGTGNDAVYGGTGDDALWGEAGNDLLDGGTGADRIAGGTGNDMYYVDNAGDIVTEAVNEGTDTVFSSISYTLPANVENLTLTGTLPINGTGNGLDNVLTGNASTNILTGNAGNDTIDGREGADTMTGGSGNDTFFVDNTGDTVTEAVNEGTDTVNSSASYILGANIENLTLIGNDAISGTGNALDNIMIGNSAANILDGGLGADTMTGGLGDDTYMVDNSGDVVTEGTNEGVDTAVSSINYTLSDNIENLTLAGTDSINGTGNNLGNIITGNSAANILTGLAGNDILDGGAGNDTLIGGSDTDTMYGGSGNDTFFVDNTGDVIAEYADEGTDTVYSSITYTLTANVENLTLTGNDEIDGSGNSLDNIITGNDADNMLYGKEGNDTLIGGAGADRMSGGTGDDTYYVDNAGDYVKEKTNEGVDTVYSSISYILTDNVENLTLVGGPGTTASAGIGNDLDNIITGNDMNNYLMGGAGGDTYKFSIGNGSDIVNDAGLDGASDRILFTDTVSRETIAFFQDDTILHISYGNTDHITVLNQDTTGIEKVQLSNDLFLTDSDINLLIQQMTAYANSNGISLTTVDDVKNNQELMGMVVSAWHQ
- a CDS encoding AURKAIP1/COX24 domain-containing protein, producing the protein MGSVMKWRKKKMRKHKYKKLRRRTRHQRRK
- a CDS encoding metallophosphoesterase, producing the protein MGRLRYVGLLVLVLLCIIITPHPGIGADYPPFAVIGDMKIGVTEAVYKRFLNKTEKEGIDLIFIAGDVIDRPGAAKEWERFLVLTGTKRTFHIAPGNHDINSAKSLKVYEKIIRKPPYYAFALNDIQFIILCTELPGEISKVTGKQLEWLKNALTEPFKQRIVFLHKPLFPTTFGKRYDLDRYPEDRDILHDLFVKSNVKLVFSGHEHLYNRSEKDGITYVITGGGGSRLLAFDEEHGGFFHYIVAKRDKEGYIFNVYDINETLRDTFYLKQ